The Chryseobacterium sp. 52 genome includes a region encoding these proteins:
- a CDS encoding acetyl-CoA hydrolase/transferase family protein — protein sequence MYNYISAEEAIYTVKSGNRVFFHGSACTPNYLIDELARQSHRLENVEMVSITQQGNIEIAKPEYKDNFFVNSLFVSTPVRNAVNSENGDYVPIFLSEIPILFRKNILPLDVALVTVSPPDRHGFCTLGTSVDIARAAVDTAKLIVAIVNPLMPRTHGDGMIHISRIHKLVWHEEELPTVDYGSKVGPEEMLVGKNVAELIDDRSTLQMGIGTIPDAVLKCLTNHKDLGIHTEMLSDGVIDLIQNDVINNKYKGYNDNKTITSFCFGTRKLYDYVDDNTVFDFKDVSDVNFPINIMRNKKMVAINSAIEIDLTGQVCADSIGTLQYSGIGGQMDFMRGAALSEDGKPIIAITSRTKKGISRIVPFLKQGAGVVTTRGHIHYVVTEYGTAYLYGKNLRQRAQELISIAHPDDREMLERAAYERFKH from the coding sequence ATGTACAATTATATTAGTGCAGAAGAAGCAATATATACTGTAAAAAGCGGAAACCGCGTATTTTTCCACGGAAGTGCATGTACTCCCAATTATCTTATTGATGAATTGGCAAGACAGTCTCACCGTCTGGAAAATGTAGAAATGGTTTCTATTACCCAACAAGGAAACATAGAGATTGCAAAACCGGAATATAAAGACAACTTTTTTGTCAACTCACTATTTGTTTCTACTCCGGTAAGAAACGCTGTTAATTCTGAAAATGGGGATTATGTCCCTATTTTTTTAAGCGAAATCCCAATCTTATTCAGAAAAAATATATTACCGCTGGATGTGGCTTTAGTGACCGTTTCTCCACCGGACAGACATGGTTTCTGTACGCTTGGAACTTCTGTAGACATCGCAAGAGCAGCAGTAGATACAGCAAAACTTATCGTTGCTATTGTAAATCCACTGATGCCAAGAACTCACGGAGACGGAATGATCCATATCAGTAGAATTCATAAACTGGTATGGCATGAAGAGGAACTTCCTACTGTAGATTATGGTTCAAAAGTGGGTCCTGAGGAAATGCTTGTCGGTAAGAATGTGGCTGAACTGATTGATGACAGATCGACTCTTCAAATGGGTATCGGAACAATTCCTGATGCCGTTTTGAAATGCCTAACCAATCACAAAGATCTTGGAATACACACGGAAATGTTAAGTGACGGAGTGATTGATCTGATTCAGAATGATGTTATTAACAACAAATACAAAGGTTACAATGATAATAAAACAATCACAAGTTTTTGTTTCGGAACCAGAAAACTGTATGATTATGTAGATGACAATACTGTTTTTGATTTTAAAGACGTAAGTGATGTGAACTTCCCGATCAATATCATGAGAAATAAAAAGATGGTCGCCATCAACTCTGCTATTGAAATAGATCTTACAGGACAGGTATGTGCAGATTCTATCGGAACATTACAGTACAGCGGAATCGGAGGCCAGATGGATTTTATGAGAGGGGCAGCTTTAAGTGAAGACGGAAAACCAATTATTGCGATCACATCAAGAACCAAAAAGGGAATTTCAAGGATCGTTCCTTTTCTTAAACAGGGAGCCGGTGTGGTTACCACAAGAGGACACATTCACTATGTCGTGACAGAATATGGTACCGCTTATTTATATGGTAAAAATCTTCGCCAGAGGGCTCAGGAGCTGATCAGCATCGCGCATCCTGATGACAGAGAAATGCTGGAAAGAG
- a CDS encoding homogentisate 1,2-dioxygenase yields MRYHQAGNIPQKRHTIFKSPEDKFYYEQLFGTEGFHGISSLLYHTHRPTQIKSIGVPKDVTPKIAVEKNIAPRMFKGMNVTPEDDFMDSRKILLMNNDLKMGLAKPRKSMDYFYKNAECDELLYVHNGTGVLKTFVGDLEFVTGDYLIIPRGTIYQVELKSDDTVFFVLESHSPIYTPKRYRNEFGQLLEHSPFCERDMIAPVFKEPKDEKGEFLIKVKKENQITDFIYATHPFDVVGWDGYFYPYKFNIKNFEPITGRIHQPPPVHQNFEGHNFVVCSFCARMYDYHPMAIPAPYNHSNIDSDEVLFYTEGDFMSRNHIDLMDFTLHPGGIVHGPHPGAMERSIGKKFTEEYAVMVDPFRPLKITEEALKVEDPSYKTSWLEESDKTMEDRSQE; encoded by the coding sequence ATGAGATATCATCAAGCGGGAAACATCCCACAGAAAAGACATACGATTTTCAAATCGCCGGAAGACAAATTTTACTATGAACAGCTTTTCGGAACAGAAGGCTTTCACGGAATCTCATCGCTGCTCTACCATACTCACCGACCTACACAAATCAAATCGATTGGAGTACCGAAAGATGTGACTCCAAAGATTGCGGTAGAAAAAAATATTGCGCCAAGAATGTTCAAGGGAATGAATGTAACGCCCGAAGATGATTTTATGGACAGCAGAAAGATCCTTCTGATGAACAATGACCTGAAAATGGGATTGGCAAAACCCAGAAAGTCTATGGATTATTTCTACAAAAATGCAGAATGCGACGAACTTTTATACGTTCATAACGGAACCGGAGTTCTGAAAACTTTTGTCGGTGACCTGGAATTTGTTACGGGTGATTATCTTATTATCCCGAGAGGAACCATCTATCAGGTGGAACTGAAATCTGATGACACTGTATTTTTCGTACTTGAGAGCCACTCTCCTATCTATACTCCAAAACGCTACAGAAATGAATTCGGACAGCTTCTGGAGCACTCACCGTTCTGCGAAAGAGATATGATTGCACCGGTTTTCAAAGAACCTAAAGATGAAAAAGGGGAATTTTTGATTAAAGTAAAAAAAGAAAACCAGATCACAGATTTTATCTATGCAACCCATCCTTTTGATGTTGTAGGTTGGGACGGTTATTTTTACCCTTATAAATTCAATATCAAAAACTTTGAACCAATCACAGGGAGAATTCACCAACCGCCTCCGGTACACCAGAATTTTGAAGGTCATAATTTTGTAGTCTGCTCATTCTGTGCAAGAATGTATGATTATCATCCAATGGCTATTCCGGCGCCTTACAACCACTCTAATATTGATTCTGATGAGGTTCTATTCTATACGGAGGGAGACTTCATGAGCCGTAATCATATCGACCTGATGGATTTTACCCTACATCCGGGAGGAATCGTACACGGACCTCACCCGGGAGCTATGGAAAGAAGTATCGGTAAAAAATTCACTGAAGAGTATGCTGTAATGGTAGATCCGTTCCGTCCTTTAAAAATTACGGAAGAAGCTTTAAAAGTGGAAGATCCTTCATACAAAACTTCATGGCTGGAAGAATCAGACAAAACCATGGAAGACCGTTCTCAGGAGTAA